One genomic segment of Amycolatopsis granulosa includes these proteins:
- the holA gene encoding DNA polymerase III subunit delta encodes MTASATTSAPLQLVLGEEELLVERAVRNVLEQARRDDPTAELTKVRAPDVTPPALAELVSPSLFSEGRVIVLDGAQDIGQELADAVLAYAKMPADGVVLVVVHTGGGRSKAAKALPAALRKAGAEVTECPKITRPADRESFVRNEVRQAGGKIDPAGVAALIDAVGSDLRELAAAASQLVADSGGRVDEEAVRRYHRGRADVTGFAVAEKAVAGERGAALEAMRWALQIGVAHVLIADALADAVRTIARVSAAGRGNPNQMAGELGMPPWKIRKAQGQSRGWTQAGLAEAMAVVARVNAEVKGQAADPSYALERAVLELASARDKR; translated from the coding sequence GTGACCGCGTCGGCAACCACGTCCGCCCCCCTGCAGCTCGTCCTCGGCGAGGAGGAGCTGCTCGTCGAGCGAGCCGTCCGGAACGTGCTGGAGCAGGCCCGCCGGGACGACCCGACGGCCGAGCTGACGAAGGTCCGCGCGCCCGACGTGACGCCACCCGCCCTGGCCGAGCTGGTCAGCCCGTCGCTGTTCAGCGAAGGCCGGGTGATCGTGCTCGACGGTGCGCAGGACATCGGTCAGGAACTGGCCGACGCGGTGCTCGCGTACGCGAAAATGCCGGCCGACGGGGTCGTCCTCGTCGTCGTCCACACCGGCGGCGGCCGCAGCAAGGCCGCCAAGGCCCTGCCGGCGGCCCTGCGCAAGGCGGGAGCCGAGGTCACCGAGTGCCCGAAAATCACCCGGCCGGCGGACCGGGAGTCGTTCGTCCGCAACGAGGTCCGGCAGGCCGGGGGCAAGATCGACCCCGCGGGTGTCGCGGCCCTGATCGATGCCGTGGGGTCGGACCTGCGCGAGCTGGCCGCGGCCGCGTCGCAGCTGGTGGCGGACTCCGGGGGCCGGGTCGACGAGGAAGCGGTGCGCCGGTACCACCGGGGCCGGGCGGACGTGACCGGCTTCGCCGTTGCCGAGAAGGCCGTCGCGGGGGAGCGTGGCGCGGCCCTGGAGGCGATGCGGTGGGCGCTGCAGATCGGCGTCGCGCACGTCCTGATCGCCGACGCCCTCGCCGACGCGGTGCGCACCATCGCGCGAGTGTCCGCGGCAGGCCGCGGCAACCCGAACCAGATGGCCGGCGAGCTGGGCATGCCGCCGTGGAAGATCCGCAAGGCCCAGGGGCAGTCCCGCGGCTGGACGCAGGCCGGCCTCGCTGAGGCGATGGCCGTGGTGGCGCGAGTGAACGCCGAGGTCAAGGGCCAGGCCGCGGACCCCTCGTACGCCCTCGAACGGGCCGTCCTGGAACTCGCCTCGGCCCGCGACAAGCGCTGA
- the thrC gene encoding threonine synthase, with amino-acid sequence MTAALDSTTTRRTVDLGPAVELVSKEEGHRQPLAPEFVSAEDFSPLEVAYDFGRVRREDIQAGPRNIWRYKKLLPVPSNVEEIPNTEPGCTRLVKADRLAKALGVKSLWVKDDTGNPTHSFKDRVVAVALAAAREFGFDTLACPSTGNLANAVAAAAARAGWQSVVLIPSSLERAKVLTTAVYDGNLVAVDGNYDDVNRLATELAAEHENWAFVNVNVRPYYSEGSKTLAYEVAEQLGWRIPQQIVVPIASGSQLTKVDKGFREFAKLGLVDDTPYKVFGAQAAGCSPVSTAFRNGHDVVQPVKPDTIARSLAIGNPADGPYVLDTVRRTGGAIEDVTDAEVVEGIRLLARTEGIFTETAGGVTVATAKKLIEAGKIDPDAETVLLITGDGLKTLDAIENEVGPKATVPPSAAAVHEALGL; translated from the coding sequence ATGACCGCAGCCCTCGATTCGACCACCACCCGCCGCACCGTCGACCTCGGCCCGGCCGTGGAACTGGTCTCCAAGGAAGAGGGCCACCGCCAGCCGCTCGCCCCGGAGTTCGTCTCCGCCGAGGACTTCTCGCCGCTCGAGGTTGCCTACGACTTCGGCCGTGTGCGCCGCGAGGACATCCAGGCCGGCCCGCGCAACATCTGGCGCTACAAGAAGCTGCTCCCGGTGCCCTCGAACGTCGAGGAGATCCCGAACACCGAGCCGGGCTGTACCAGGCTGGTGAAGGCCGACCGGCTCGCGAAGGCTCTCGGCGTGAAGAGCCTCTGGGTCAAGGACGACACCGGCAACCCCACCCACTCGTTCAAGGACCGGGTCGTCGCCGTCGCCCTCGCCGCCGCCCGCGAGTTCGGGTTCGACACCCTGGCCTGCCCGTCCACCGGCAACCTGGCCAACGCTGTCGCCGCGGCCGCGGCCCGCGCCGGATGGCAGTCCGTCGTGCTGATCCCGTCCTCGCTCGAGCGCGCGAAGGTCCTGACCACCGCGGTTTACGACGGCAACCTCGTCGCGGTCGACGGCAACTACGACGACGTCAACCGCCTGGCCACCGAGCTCGCTGCCGAGCACGAGAACTGGGCGTTCGTGAACGTCAACGTGCGCCCCTACTACTCCGAGGGCTCGAAGACGCTGGCCTACGAGGTCGCCGAGCAGCTCGGCTGGCGGATCCCGCAGCAGATCGTCGTGCCGATCGCCTCGGGCTCGCAGCTGACCAAGGTGGACAAGGGTTTCCGCGAGTTCGCCAAGCTCGGCCTGGTCGACGACACCCCGTACAAGGTTTTCGGTGCCCAGGCGGCCGGCTGCTCGCCGGTCTCCACGGCCTTCCGCAACGGTCACGACGTGGTCCAGCCGGTGAAGCCGGACACCATCGCCCGCTCCCTGGCGATCGGCAACCCGGCCGACGGCCCCTACGTGCTCGACACGGTCCGCCGCACCGGCGGCGCGATCGAGGACGTGACCGACGCCGAGGTCGTCGAGGGCATCCGCCTGCTGGCCCGCACCGAGGGCATCTTCACCGAGACCGCCGGTGGGGTCACCGTCGCGACGGCGAAGAAGCTCATCGAGGCCGGCAAGATCGACCCGGACGCCGAGACCGTCCTCCTGATTACCGGCGATGGCCTGAAGACCCTGGACGCGATCGAGAACGAGGTCGGGCCGAAGGCGACGGTCCCGCCGTCGGCGGCGGCCGTGCACGAGGCTCTCGGTCTCTGA
- a CDS encoding helix-hairpin-helix domain-containing protein: MFERSGPESPGVPVNRRLEQLAGQAADRDTGPPGAVGRLVERWVPAALTGSPHRRRLTTVLLAVVAVLVLVGTSIVLLGGSPSVERAPVLPAAPDRPAPVSASASRVADSSLVISVVGKVRTPGLVTVPGGARVADAVRAAGGATEGADVSALNLARKLTDGEQIYVGVPPPPGAQQPAAAGGTPALVDLNTATAEQLDALPGVGEVTAQRIVDWRTKHGAFRSVDQLREVEGIGETRLSRLRDQVTVS; this comes from the coding sequence GTGTTCGAACGATCAGGCCCGGAATCGCCGGGCGTTCCCGTCAACCGCCGGCTCGAGCAGCTCGCCGGTCAGGCCGCCGACCGTGACACCGGGCCACCAGGCGCGGTCGGGCGGCTGGTCGAGCGCTGGGTGCCGGCCGCGCTGACCGGCAGCCCGCATCGCCGTCGCCTCACCACGGTCCTCCTCGCCGTGGTCGCGGTCCTGGTCCTCGTCGGCACCTCGATCGTGCTCCTCGGCGGCAGCCCGTCCGTCGAACGCGCGCCGGTGTTGCCCGCGGCGCCGGACCGGCCCGCACCGGTCTCGGCGTCCGCCAGCCGGGTGGCCGACAGCTCGTTGGTGATCAGCGTGGTCGGCAAGGTGCGCACTCCCGGTCTGGTCACCGTGCCCGGCGGTGCACGCGTCGCGGACGCGGTTCGGGCCGCCGGTGGTGCGACCGAGGGTGCCGACGTCTCGGCGCTGAACCTCGCCCGCAAGCTCACCGACGGCGAGCAGATCTACGTCGGAGTCCCGCCGCCGCCCGGCGCGCAGCAGCCGGCCGCGGCGGGAGGCACGCCGGCTCTCGTCGACCTGAACACGGCGACCGCGGAGCAACTCGACGCGCTGCCCGGCGTCGGCGAGGTCACCGCCCAACGCATCGTCGACTGGCGTACCAAGCACGGGGCGTTCCGGTCGGTCGACCAGTTGCGTGAGGTCGAAGGCATCGGCGAGACACGGCTGTCCCGCCTCCGGGACCAGGTGACGGTCTCGTGA
- a CDS encoding DegV family protein: MPVAVITDSTAHLPEGFADRYALRVVPLHVLIDGVAALDGVEVGPAALAEALSQRRIVTTSRPTPSAFAAVFREALEAGADSVVSIHLSSEISGTWESAVLAAQEVGPDLVRVVDSRGTAMGLGFAALHAARAASAGASAAEVEAAATAAVHCSETLFVVETLEYLRRGGRIGAAAALLGTALAMKPVLHLDDGRIKPLEKVRTMNRAMARLVELAEQAAGGEPVEVAVHHLASPQRAVELANRLEERLNVVDGCVVSELGAVVGAHTGPGVLGVVVQRNPLGR, encoded by the coding sequence GTGCCGGTCGCCGTCATCACGGATTCCACCGCCCATCTGCCCGAGGGCTTCGCCGACCGCTACGCGCTGCGCGTCGTCCCGCTGCACGTCCTGATCGACGGTGTCGCGGCCCTGGACGGCGTGGAGGTGGGGCCGGCGGCGCTCGCGGAGGCGCTCAGCCAGCGCCGGATCGTCACGACGTCCCGGCCGACCCCGAGCGCGTTCGCCGCGGTGTTCCGGGAAGCGCTGGAGGCGGGCGCTGATTCGGTGGTGTCGATCCACCTGTCGAGCGAAATCTCGGGCACCTGGGAGTCGGCTGTCCTGGCAGCGCAGGAGGTGGGGCCGGACCTGGTCCGCGTGGTCGACTCCCGCGGGACGGCGATGGGCCTGGGGTTCGCGGCGCTGCACGCGGCGCGGGCGGCGTCGGCCGGGGCGTCAGCGGCGGAGGTCGAAGCGGCGGCGACGGCGGCGGTGCACTGCTCGGAGACGCTCTTCGTGGTCGAGACGCTGGAGTACCTGCGTCGCGGGGGGCGCATCGGCGCCGCGGCCGCCCTGCTGGGTACCGCACTGGCCATGAAACCGGTGCTGCACCTGGACGACGGGCGGATCAAGCCGCTGGAGAAGGTGCGGACGATGAACCGCGCCATGGCGCGCCTGGTGGAACTGGCCGAACAGGCGGCCGGCGGGGAGCCGGTGGAGGTGGCTGTGCACCACCTCGCCTCCCCGCAGCGCGCGGTGGAACTGGCCAACCGCCTGGAGGAACGGCTGAACGTCGTGGACGGCTGCGTGGTGTCCGAACTCGGCGCGGTTGTCGGTGCGCACACCGGCCCCGGCGTGCTCGGTGTCGTGGTGCAACGGAACCCGCTCGGTCGCTGA
- the rpsT gene encoding 30S ribosomal protein S20 has translation MANIKSQIKRIKTNEKARQRNQSVKSSVKTAIRKFREAAESGDKAKAVELQQVAARALDKAAGKGVIHANQAANKKSAMAKRVNEL, from the coding sequence ATGGCCAACATCAAGTCCCAGATCAAGCGCATCAAGACCAACGAGAAGGCGCGCCAGCGCAACCAGTCGGTCAAGTCCTCGGTGAAGACCGCGATCCGGAAGTTCCGCGAGGCCGCCGAGTCGGGCGACAAGGCCAAGGCCGTCGAGCTGCAGCAGGTCGCTGCTCGCGCCCTGGACAAGGCCGCCGGCAAGGGCGTCATCCACGCGAACCAGGCCGCGAACAAGAAGTCGGCCATGGCCAAGCGCGTCAACGAGCTCTGA
- a CDS encoding ComEC/Rec2 family competence protein, which produces MIAESAVRHDFRLVPAAVALWLGALLGLLWTWWAALACGVAAVLVSGALLAKLRPAASPWWSGGVALLVAGLLLVGPLSLRLNRAEHDPLRGLAEHGTEVTLRVLIRERPAPIRSAGYADQQAGPRSAVVAAEVLHAERGAQPVVSVGRVALLAPFDSWRQVLPGQEITARGELAPPRDADLTVAAVYVRGPPSGPTEAPWWQRGAEAMREALRRACHVLPEEQAGLVPGLVVGDTSGLSERLDREFTDAGLTHLMAVSGSNVAIVCGAVLLLLRLLRAGPRLSAGLAGVALAGFVVLAGGEPSVLRAAVMGAIALLALALGRERSVVPALAAATGALVAWDPAMAVSFGFALSVIATAGLVLLAPWWAEVLQRRGVPPGVAEGLAIPAAAFVVTAPVVAGMAGQLSVVSVAANVLAAPVVAPATVFGVLATVAAVVWPSGGEVVARLAGPEAGWLIVVARRASEVPGAVLPWPGGWWGGLLALVVATAVVLALRRRGLRVLLALILVGALLIVVPGKVIAPGWPPARWTVVACDVGQGDALVLATGEPGRAVVVDAGPEPGPVDRCLDRLGIERVPLVMLSHLHADHIGGLDSVFEGRTVGAVAVGPGRQPDWAWRQVGQIAMRHRVPLLELEPGRRLEWPALTLEVLGPGYVSEEEDDDGTQINNGSVVLRAGTPAGRVLLTGDVELAAQADLLASGADLRADVIKVPHHGSRFSLPQFLAAVSARLALVSVGSGNRYGHPNRTTLDTLTADGALVARTDTDGDTAVIPDQSGPAVVRRGK; this is translated from the coding sequence GTGATCGCCGAATCCGCGGTCCGGCACGACTTCCGGCTGGTCCCGGCGGCCGTGGCGCTGTGGCTCGGAGCGTTGCTCGGGCTGTTGTGGACGTGGTGGGCCGCCCTCGCTTGCGGTGTCGCGGCCGTGCTGGTCTCCGGGGCGCTCCTGGCCAAGCTGCGCCCGGCCGCGTCACCCTGGTGGTCGGGCGGCGTGGCGTTGCTCGTGGCCGGTCTCCTGCTGGTGGGGCCGCTGAGCTTGCGCCTGAACCGGGCGGAGCACGATCCGTTGCGCGGGCTCGCGGAGCACGGCACCGAGGTGACCCTGCGAGTGCTGATCAGGGAACGTCCCGCGCCGATCCGCTCGGCCGGATACGCCGACCAGCAGGCGGGACCACGGTCAGCGGTCGTCGCGGCCGAAGTTCTGCACGCGGAACGTGGTGCTCAACCGGTGGTGTCGGTGGGCCGGGTGGCGCTCCTCGCGCCTTTCGACTCCTGGCGTCAGGTCCTCCCCGGCCAGGAGATCACCGCACGTGGGGAACTCGCTCCTCCACGCGACGCGGACCTGACGGTCGCCGCGGTCTACGTCCGCGGGCCGCCTTCCGGTCCGACGGAGGCACCGTGGTGGCAGCGGGGCGCGGAGGCGATGCGGGAAGCTCTCCGGCGAGCCTGCCACGTGCTGCCGGAGGAGCAGGCGGGGTTGGTGCCGGGGCTGGTCGTCGGCGACACGAGCGGGTTGTCCGAACGACTCGACCGGGAGTTCACCGACGCCGGGCTGACCCACCTGATGGCGGTCAGCGGGTCGAATGTCGCGATCGTCTGCGGCGCTGTCCTGCTGCTGTTGCGGCTGCTGCGGGCCGGGCCACGGCTGTCGGCCGGATTGGCCGGAGTGGCTCTTGCCGGGTTCGTCGTCCTGGCGGGTGGGGAGCCGAGCGTCCTGCGTGCCGCGGTAATGGGCGCGATCGCGCTCCTGGCACTGGCGCTGGGTCGGGAGCGGTCGGTCGTGCCGGCGCTGGCCGCGGCCACGGGGGCGCTCGTGGCCTGGGATCCGGCGATGGCCGTGAGTTTCGGCTTCGCGTTGTCGGTGATCGCGACGGCCGGGCTCGTGCTGCTGGCGCCGTGGTGGGCGGAAGTCCTCCAGCGCCGGGGAGTTCCGCCGGGCGTCGCCGAAGGGCTCGCGATCCCGGCGGCGGCGTTCGTGGTGACCGCGCCGGTGGTGGCCGGCATGGCCGGGCAGCTGAGCGTGGTCAGTGTGGCGGCGAACGTGCTCGCCGCGCCCGTGGTCGCTCCCGCGACCGTGTTCGGGGTGCTCGCGACGGTCGCCGCCGTCGTGTGGCCCTCCGGCGGTGAGGTGGTTGCGCGTCTGGCGGGTCCGGAGGCGGGATGGCTGATCGTCGTCGCGCGTCGGGCGTCGGAGGTGCCCGGAGCGGTATTGCCGTGGCCCGGCGGCTGGTGGGGCGGCTTGCTGGCCTTGGTGGTCGCGACCGCTGTGGTGCTGGCCCTGCGTAGGCGGGGCCTGCGGGTGCTGCTGGCGTTGATCCTGGTCGGCGCGCTGCTCATCGTCGTGCCGGGCAAGGTCATCGCACCCGGGTGGCCGCCGGCGCGCTGGACGGTCGTCGCGTGTGACGTCGGTCAGGGGGACGCGCTCGTGCTGGCTACCGGGGAACCGGGACGAGCGGTCGTGGTGGACGCCGGTCCGGAACCGGGCCCGGTGGACCGGTGCCTGGACCGGCTCGGGATCGAGCGGGTGCCGCTGGTGATGTTGAGCCACCTGCACGCCGACCACATCGGCGGGCTGGACTCGGTGTTCGAGGGCCGAACGGTGGGGGCGGTCGCGGTCGGGCCCGGCCGGCAGCCGGACTGGGCGTGGCGGCAAGTCGGCCAGATCGCGATGCGCCACCGTGTCCCCCTGCTCGAACTGGAACCGGGACGGCGGCTGGAGTGGCCCGCGCTGACCCTGGAGGTACTGGGGCCCGGATACGTGTCCGAAGAGGAGGACGACGACGGAACACAGATCAACAACGGCTCGGTCGTACTGCGCGCGGGCACACCGGCGGGCCGTGTGCTGCTGACAGGTGACGTGGAATTGGCCGCACAGGCCGACCTGCTCGCCTCGGGCGCGGACTTGCGCGCCGACGTCATCAAGGTCCCGCACCACGGCAGCAGGTTTTCACTGCCGCAGTTCCTCGCCGCGGTGTCCGCGCGGCTGGCGCTGGTCAGCGTGGGTTCGGGCAACCGCTACGGCCACCCGAACCGCACGACACTCGACACCCTGACCGCGGACGGCGCGCTCGTCGCCCGTACGGACACCGACGGCGACACCGCGGTGATCCCCGATCAGTCCGGCCCCGCCGTGGTGCGCCGGGGAAAGTGA